Below is a window of Pseudomonadota bacterium DNA.
TGCGCTGGATTTGGTGATTATCTTCAAGGGGTCAATTTTCTTTTTTTTCATGGGTGTTTCCTTTATGGCCGGAATGCATTATTTCTCTATCATGAATATGCCGTATGTGGCGAAGAGGTTGGGCAGGAATTTTATGATGCTGCCATGCCGGTCCTGATAGTGGGTGTTGATCGCTGTCTCTTTAATTATTTTGTATCCGAGTTTTCTGGTAAATTTCCTGAAATCCTTCATGGTGATAACCCGGATGTTCGGGGTGTTGTACCAGTCATAGGGCAGCTGCTGATTTTTCGGGGCGTAGCCGGTGAGCAGAATCTGCAGGCGAATTGACCAGTGGCTGAAATTCGGGAAGCTGACAATCACCTTTTTGCCGATCCGCAACAGGCCGCTGATCAGAATATCCGGTTCATACACCTGCTGCAGGGTCTGGCTGAGTATCACATAATCAAAAGCTTTTTTTGGATAATCATGTATCT
It encodes the following:
- the metW gene encoding methionine biosynthesis protein MetW; the protein is MRFDLKLIASWIEPGAKVLDLGCGEGDLLLYLREQKKVCGTGIEQDEAEVAECIAKGLSVLQGDLNQEIHDYPKKAFDYVILSQTLQQVYEPDILISGLLRIGKKVIVSFPNFSHWSIRLQILLTGYAPKNQQLPYDWYNTPNIRVITMKDFRKFTRKLGYKIIKETAINTHYQDRHGSIIKFLPNLFATYGIFMIEK